The Muricauda sp. SCSIO 65647 genome includes a region encoding these proteins:
- a CDS encoding VOC family protein: MSSNTPINYVEFKASDLEETKKFYGQAFGWTFTDYGPTYTAFSESGLEGGFELTEAPIVNGALVVLYHKNLEAIKERVVEVGGKISMDIFSFPGGRRFHFLDPSGNELAIWSDQ; encoded by the coding sequence ATGAGTAGCAACACCCCCATCAATTATGTAGAATTCAAAGCTTCAGATCTTGAAGAGACCAAAAAATTCTATGGCCAGGCCTTTGGTTGGACATTTACGGATTACGGCCCTACCTATACCGCCTTTTCAGAAAGTGGCCTCGAAGGCGGTTTTGAATTGACCGAAGCACCCATAGTGAACGGTGCCTTGGTCGTGCTGTACCACAAAAATCTGGAAGCAATCAAGGAAAGGGTTGTTGAAGTGGGAGGAAAAATTTCGATGGATATTTTCTCGTTTCCCGGGGGCAGGCGCTTTCATTTCTTAGACCCTTCGGGTAATGAGTTGGCCATTTGGAGTGACCAATAA
- a CDS encoding vanadium-dependent haloperoxidase — MKKILALCLMACVTVSCKDKSTVKKTEAEPKGVENVAYQWGEMALEATALDTERFSPRPTITSRYLGLIFTAVFDAWSRYDEKAIPVYLDGVERRPIDEMTLKNKEVAISYAALRTMNEYYYSDRALFEKWMKEELGLDPSDMSLDPTTPAGIGNLAAKAVIEARKNDGANQYSEEEGSNGEPYFNYVGYEPVNSADKNVDINRWQPKYFSDGEGGEFAPGCLTPFWDKVRPIALKSADQFRPGPPPFVGSEQLKNEVAEVVELQANLTDEEKALVEFMRDGPKSVQQAGHWLKFAQDVSRRDDHTLDQDVKMYFYNQVVAMDGFIASWDSKMFYDYARPYALVHEYYGGKTITGWGGPGKGMIEMDGNQWRPYSPDVFLCPPFPSYTSGHSTISGACGEALKLWTGSDEFGEEVQLVAGALTHPQHLGDTVTLKFPTFTETAEMAGISRVMGGYHVQADNVAGLKLGRDVAHEVWKFYKKHVGDE; from the coding sequence ATGAAGAAGATATTGGCACTGTGCCTTATGGCCTGTGTGACCGTTTCCTGCAAAGACAAATCAACCGTTAAAAAAACCGAAGCCGAACCCAAGGGGGTTGAAAATGTAGCATACCAATGGGGTGAAATGGCCTTGGAAGCCACCGCTTTGGATACCGAAAGATTTAGCCCCCGACCCACGATCACTTCCCGTTATTTGGGACTCATTTTTACCGCCGTTTTTGATGCTTGGTCGCGCTATGATGAAAAAGCGATTCCCGTGTATTTAGATGGGGTTGAGCGAAGGCCCATAGATGAAATGACCCTTAAGAACAAAGAAGTGGCCATTAGTTATGCCGCATTGCGAACCATGAACGAATATTACTATTCTGACAGGGCCTTGTTCGAAAAATGGATGAAAGAAGAATTGGGCCTTGACCCCTCAGATATGTCCCTAGATCCTACAACTCCTGCAGGAATAGGAAATCTGGCTGCCAAAGCAGTGATTGAAGCTAGAAAGAACGACGGGGCCAACCAGTATAGTGAGGAAGAAGGCTCCAATGGCGAACCCTATTTCAATTACGTAGGTTATGAACCCGTGAATTCGGCTGATAAAAATGTGGATATCAACCGTTGGCAGCCCAAGTATTTTTCTGATGGTGAAGGGGGCGAATTTGCGCCGGGATGCCTAACACCATTTTGGGATAAGGTACGGCCCATTGCCCTAAAATCTGCCGATCAGTTCCGACCTGGCCCACCCCCTTTCGTGGGTTCAGAACAGTTGAAAAATGAGGTGGCCGAAGTGGTTGAACTTCAAGCCAATCTGACCGATGAAGAAAAGGCCTTGGTAGAATTTATGCGTGACGGGCCAAAATCAGTGCAACAGGCGGGGCATTGGCTCAAGTTCGCCCAAGATGTATCAAGAAGGGACGATCATACATTGGATCAAGACGTAAAAATGTATTTCTACAACCAAGTGGTGGCCATGGATGGTTTTATCGCTTCGTGGGATTCAAAAATGTTCTATGACTATGCACGACCCTATGCCCTGGTGCATGAATATTATGGTGGTAAGACCATTACAGGCTGGGGAGGCCCTGGTAAGGGAATGATCGAAATGGACGGCAACCAATGGCGGCCCTATTCCCCTGATGTTTTTCTTTGTCCACCATTTCCAAGTTATACCTCGGGCCATAGCACCATCAGCGGTGCCTGTGGGGAAGCGTTAAAGCTATGGACGGGCAGTGATGAGTTTGGTGAAGAAGTGCAATTGGTGGCCGGTGCACTAACACATCCCCAACATTTGGGCGATACGGTGACCCTAAAATTCCCCACCTTTACAGAAACTGCGGAAATGGCCGGAATATCGAGGGTCATGGGAGGTTACCATGTTCAGGCCGATAATGTGGCCGGATTGAAATTGGGGCGCGATGTGGCCCATGAAGTATGGAAATTCTATAAAAAGCACGTTGGTGATGAGTAG
- a CDS encoding aminotransferase class III-fold pyridoxal phosphate-dependent enzyme, whose product MIAELLKTAFGFKSHSVRQLDGYDNKNYLVENEGQKFIFKTYPKAAIERSLLEAENDTLLFLRKKGFEAVPEPLPFSDGSFIKLFEVDGNLSWCRMLSFLEGSFMGDVTVNESMVASLGSFLAKLDRQLFDFDHIALRARQWEWDLQYLPLNKRHLAAIPDPQKRNLVRHFFQQYERQVLPLLPKLRKSVIHNDANEWNILMKNGYVSGLIDFGDLAHSPVINEVAIALTYICYDKEDPLTWAKPFLKAYHKTLPLSEEEIGSLYYLIAARLCTSVCNSAHAARVNPDNKYASVSEEKAWSLVYKWLRIGPKKAENCFREALSFPKKYGDTVKNAVAHRNKHLSKTLSISYQKPIVMERAAFQYMFDSQGNCFLDAYNNIPHVGHQHPKVVEAGQRQMGLLNTNTRYLYDLLPNYAERLLATFPEPLNKVFFVNSGSAASDLAIRLAKAHTETRNLMVMEHGYHGNTQIGIDISDYKFNNAKGQGQRSHIYKTTLPDTFRGPYTQNDGTAGKIYSEEAIENIKGLSEPLAAFISEPIVGCGGQIPLAKNYLKPVYEATRTQGGVCISDEVQTGFGRLGDVFWGFEQQGVVPDIVVLGKPMGNGHPIGAVVTTDKIAASFEKGVEFFSSFGGNPVSCAIGMAVLEVIEEEDLQQNALEVGNYYQQLLRALQNDHSCIGDVRGSGLFIGIDMVKEGTREPDTPLAQHLKNELRNRHILISTDGPADNVIKSKPPLCFSKENAEEVVGAMEQILTDFRQ is encoded by the coding sequence GTGATAGCCGAACTTCTCAAAACAGCCTTTGGTTTTAAAAGTCATAGTGTCAGACAACTTGACGGATATGACAACAAAAACTATTTGGTCGAAAATGAAGGGCAAAAATTTATTTTCAAGACCTATCCAAAAGCGGCCATCGAAAGGTCTTTGCTCGAGGCAGAAAACGACACACTTTTGTTTTTGAGGAAAAAAGGATTTGAAGCGGTTCCCGAACCACTACCTTTTTCTGACGGTTCATTTATAAAGCTATTTGAGGTAGACGGAAATCTTTCGTGGTGTCGAATGCTCTCTTTTCTTGAGGGAAGTTTTATGGGTGATGTTACCGTCAATGAAAGCATGGTGGCCTCGCTCGGAAGCTTTTTGGCCAAATTGGACAGGCAACTGTTCGATTTTGACCATATCGCCCTTAGGGCACGCCAATGGGAGTGGGATCTGCAATACCTCCCCCTCAATAAAAGACACCTTGCTGCCATACCAGATCCGCAAAAGCGTAACCTGGTACGTCACTTTTTTCAGCAGTATGAGCGGCAAGTGCTGCCCTTGTTGCCCAAACTGCGAAAATCGGTCATCCATAACGATGCCAACGAATGGAACATTTTGATGAAGAACGGTTACGTTTCGGGGCTGATCGATTTTGGTGACCTTGCCCACTCTCCTGTCATCAACGAAGTGGCCATTGCCCTGACATACATCTGCTACGACAAAGAAGATCCCTTGACCTGGGCAAAGCCTTTTTTGAAAGCTTACCACAAAACATTGCCCCTATCCGAAGAAGAGATCGGTAGTCTTTACTACCTCATCGCCGCACGGCTCTGCACCAGTGTCTGCAATTCGGCCCATGCCGCAAGGGTAAATCCAGATAACAAATATGCCTCGGTCAGCGAAGAAAAAGCATGGTCTTTAGTGTACAAATGGTTGCGAATCGGTCCGAAAAAAGCGGAAAACTGCTTTAGGGAAGCGTTGAGCTTTCCCAAGAAGTATGGGGATACCGTTAAAAATGCAGTGGCGCATAGAAATAAGCACCTCAGCAAAACCCTTTCCATTAGCTATCAAAAACCCATAGTGATGGAGCGGGCGGCATTTCAATATATGTTCGATTCGCAAGGAAATTGCTTTTTGGATGCTTACAATAATATTCCCCATGTGGGGCATCAACACCCCAAGGTAGTGGAAGCCGGGCAACGACAAATGGGCCTATTGAATACCAATACCCGATATCTGTATGATCTTTTGCCGAATTATGCAGAACGTTTGCTCGCTACATTTCCAGAGCCCTTGAACAAGGTGTTTTTTGTAAACTCGGGGAGTGCCGCCAGCGACTTGGCCATTCGATTGGCAAAAGCCCATACCGAAACTCGAAACCTAATGGTTATGGAACATGGATACCATGGCAATACGCAGATCGGTATCGACATTAGCGACTATAAATTCAATAATGCCAAAGGGCAGGGGCAGCGGTCCCATATTTACAAAACAACATTGCCCGACACCTTTAGGGGGCCCTATACCCAAAATGATGGAACGGCAGGCAAAATTTATTCTGAAGAAGCCATTGAAAACATAAAAGGCCTTTCTGAGCCTTTGGCCGCTTTTATTTCAGAACCCATCGTGGGGTGTGGCGGTCAAATACCGTTGGCAAAGAATTACCTCAAGCCTGTTTATGAGGCCACTCGTACCCAAGGCGGAGTATGTATAAGTGATGAGGTACAGACCGGTTTTGGGCGTTTGGGCGATGTCTTCTGGGGCTTTGAACAGCAAGGCGTGGTTCCTGATATAGTGGTCTTGGGCAAGCCCATGGGCAATGGGCATCCCATCGGTGCGGTGGTCACCACCGATAAAATCGCGGCTTCGTTCGAAAAGGGTGTCGAATTCTTCAGCTCCTTCGGTGGAAATCCTGTTTCCTGTGCCATAGGTATGGCCGTGCTCGAGGTTATCGAAGAAGAAGACCTTCAACAAAATGCTTTGGAGGTCGGCAATTATTACCAACAGCTTTTAAGAGCATTGCAAAACGATCATTCTTGTATCGGTGATGTTCGCGGATCAGGACTTTTTATCGGTATCGATATGGTGAAAGAAGGCACCAGAGAGCCCGACACCCCATTGGCACAGCATTTAAAAAATGAGCTTCGAAATAGACATATTTTGATCAGTACCGATGGCCCCGCCGATAACGTCATCAAAAGCAAGCCCCCTTTGTGTTTCTCTAAAGAAAATGCTGAGGAAGTCGTGGGTGCCATGGAGCAAATTTTAACTGATTTTCGTCAGTAA
- a CDS encoding TonB-dependent receptor domain-containing protein encodes MHRLGQIFLPILFLISGITVSQVQNDSVTSLDEIILLEDFIEKKAVGITESSSLGTADLEQFSPIDFAAGLNQISGLYVLSGALNTNRITIRGVGARTPFGTDKLRMYFNGIPVTNGTGVSTIEAYDFENMGRIEVVKGPKGTSLGANLGGAIVLTTKPPKVGSTFLNNAFTFGSFNMVKNNLAFRHSEKDFNINLGYNHLQTDGFRQNNSFERDGFLLTSSVRLHEKGILGFLVNYIDYTANIPSSIDETDFQEDPRRAAANWLAARGFEDNKYTLAGLSYSHDFNPDLKTINSVFYTYLDHYEPRPFNILDEFTNGFGFRSITEGKLFKGTFTIGGELYRDEYNWQTFFNQFRDNDGNGSLQGAQLSNNKEFRSQLNLFGVYAFQISDRLQAQVGINFNKTTYDFRDLFNTDSENTSARRDFDPILLPSFALTYAVRNGRFFANVGRGFSNPGLEETLTPEGTINPDIEQEKGMSYELGGVFSLFNSRFYISTSIYRMNITDLLVAERIDEDLFIGRNAGETKHQGIELDMNYIGNISEEWQVIPRVSYSYSDHVFVDFIDGDTDFSGNALAGVPRHRINSGMTFRHTKGFIFNLTHQFVDEIPLTDSNLLSSEAFNVFNAQLRYGFEIFDKLNGGLNFGVNNLFDTNYAQSVLVNAVGFGGNQPRFFYPGNGRNYFAGLRLRYDF; translated from the coding sequence ATGCACCGACTTGGCCAAATCTTCCTACCAATACTCTTTTTGATTTCTGGTATTACCGTTTCACAGGTGCAAAATGATTCTGTTACTTCTCTTGATGAGATTATCCTTTTAGAGGATTTCATCGAAAAAAAAGCAGTGGGCATCACCGAGTCTTCGAGTTTGGGCACAGCTGATTTGGAGCAGTTCAGCCCTATTGATTTTGCGGCGGGTCTCAATCAAATTTCCGGCCTATATGTGCTCTCCGGAGCTTTGAACACCAACAGGATCACCATTCGGGGCGTAGGGGCTCGTACCCCTTTTGGCACCGATAAGCTCAGGATGTATTTTAATGGAATTCCCGTGACCAATGGCACCGGGGTTTCGACCATCGAAGCCTATGACTTTGAGAACATGGGAAGGATCGAGGTGGTAAAAGGGCCTAAAGGCACTTCGTTGGGTGCCAATTTGGGAGGGGCTATCGTACTAACTACCAAACCGCCCAAGGTCGGTAGCACTTTTCTCAACAATGCATTTACGTTTGGCTCTTTCAACATGGTGAAGAACAACCTTGCCTTTCGGCATTCTGAAAAAGATTTTAACATCAACTTGGGTTACAACCATCTTCAAACCGATGGTTTTCGCCAGAACAACAGTTTTGAACGAGATGGTTTCTTATTGACTTCTTCAGTTCGGCTACATGAAAAAGGTATACTTGGTTTTTTGGTCAATTACATAGATTACACGGCAAATATCCCCAGTTCGATCGATGAGACCGATTTTCAAGAAGACCCCCGTAGGGCTGCGGCCAATTGGTTGGCAGCAAGAGGTTTTGAAGACAATAAATACACTTTGGCCGGGCTATCGTATAGCCACGACTTCAACCCTGATCTAAAGACGATCAATAGTGTCTTTTATACCTATCTAGACCATTACGAGCCACGACCCTTCAATATCTTGGATGAGTTTACCAATGGCTTTGGCTTTAGGTCGATCACCGAGGGAAAGCTGTTCAAAGGAACCTTTACCATTGGCGGTGAGCTTTATCGTGACGAATACAATTGGCAGACCTTTTTTAACCAATTCCGTGATAATGATGGTAACGGAAGCTTGCAAGGTGCCCAATTGAGCAATAACAAAGAATTTCGTTCACAACTGAATCTTTTTGGGGTCTATGCTTTTCAGATATCCGATAGACTACAAGCGCAGGTTGGTATCAATTTCAACAAGACCACTTATGATTTTAGAGATCTGTTCAATACAGATAGCGAAAATACATCGGCCCGAAGGGATTTCGACCCTATTCTGCTTCCCAGTTTCGCATTGACCTATGCGGTAAGAAATGGCAGGTTCTTTGCAAATGTGGGCCGCGGGTTCTCGAATCCCGGTCTAGAAGAGACCTTGACCCCAGAAGGTACCATCAATCCAGATATTGAACAGGAAAAAGGTATGAGCTATGAACTGGGCGGGGTGTTTTCACTATTCAACAGTCGATTCTACATCAGCACCTCGATATATCGTATGAACATTACCGACCTCTTGGTCGCCGAACGTATTGACGAAGACCTGTTCATCGGCAGAAATGCCGGGGAAACCAAACACCAAGGTATTGAGCTCGACATGAACTATATAGGCAATATTTCTGAAGAATGGCAAGTGATCCCAAGGGTAAGCTACAGTTATAGCGATCATGTTTTCGTTGATTTTATCGATGGCGACACTGATTTCTCTGGCAATGCCTTGGCTGGAGTACCCAGACACCGTATCAATTCTGGGATGACCTTTAGGCATACCAAAGGTTTCATTTTCAATCTTACCCATCAGTTCGTCGATGAAATACCCTTGACCGATTCAAATTTGTTGAGCAGTGAGGCATTCAACGTTTTTAATGCACAACTTCGATATGGCTTTGAAATCTTTGATAAATTGAATGGGGGACTGAATTTTGGTGTGAACAACCTTTTTGATACCAACTACGCCCAATCTGTGCTGGTGAATGCCGTGGGCTTTGGCGGCAATCAGCCCCGCTTCTTCTACCCGGGCAATGGCCGCAACTATTTTGCCGGTCTTCGATTGCGCTACGATTTTTAA
- a CDS encoding exodeoxyribonuclease III: MRIVSYNVNGVRAALNKGLVDWLRSVDADVVCLQEIKAMKEQVETRLFEEIGYEHHYWFSAEKKGYSGVALLCKQKPDHIEYGTGIDYMDSEGRNLRADFGDLHIMSLYLPSGTNLARLEHKLTYMADFQKYVDRLRKTHENLIVCGDYNICHRAIDIHDPVRNKNVSGFLPVEREWIGNFINSGFIDSFRHFNQEPHNYTWWSYRANARANNKGWRLDYGMVNDSLKNRLKRSVILSEAKHSDHCPVLLEVD; the protein is encoded by the coding sequence ATGAGAATAGTTTCATATAACGTCAATGGCGTTCGGGCAGCACTCAATAAGGGGTTGGTAGATTGGTTAAGGTCGGTCGATGCCGATGTAGTGTGCCTGCAAGAGATCAAAGCGATGAAAGAACAGGTCGAGACAAGACTTTTTGAAGAAATCGGCTATGAACACCATTATTGGTTCAGTGCAGAAAAGAAAGGCTATAGTGGGGTGGCACTGCTTTGCAAACAAAAGCCTGACCATATTGAATATGGCACGGGCATCGATTATATGGATTCTGAGGGAAGAAACCTTCGCGCCGATTTTGGTGATCTACATATCATGAGCCTTTACCTACCCTCAGGAACCAACTTGGCTCGATTGGAGCATAAGCTCACGTACATGGCCGATTTTCAGAAGTATGTCGACCGGTTGCGAAAAACGCATGAAAACCTAATCGTTTGTGGCGATTACAACATCTGCCATAGAGCGATAGACATTCATGATCCCGTTCGAAATAAAAATGTCTCTGGTTTTCTTCCTGTTGAGCGAGAGTGGATAGGCAACTTCATCAACAGTGGGTTTATCGACAGCTTTCGCCATTTTAACCAAGAACCCCATAATTATACCTGGTGGAGCTATCGCGCCAACGCTCGCGCCAACAATAAGGGTTGGCGATTAGATTATGGCATGGTGAACGATAGTTTGAAAAATCGGTTGAAACGTTCTGTCATTCTATCAGAAGCGAAACATAGTGACCATTGCCCCGTACTTTTAGAAGTCGATTGA
- a CDS encoding aldo/keto reductase: MKYTFLPHTNIRVSKICLGTMTWGRQNSEEQAHEQMDHAVDRGVNFFDTAEMYPIPPKKELYAVTEEFIGNWFKKTKKREEIVLATKIAGRADFTKHIRATGFSKEAIISAVDASLERLQTDYIDLYQLHWPERNTNYFGQRGYNADMADLWEDNIHQILETLRDLVEAGKIRHVGLSNETPWGTMRFLEESKVHRMLPRMITIQNPYSLLNRSFEVGLSEVSMREKIGLLAYSPMAFGVLSGKYLGDVQPRKARLTLFPTYSRYSSETATEATKKYQALANDHGLSLAQMALAFVNTRAFLTSNIIGATTMGQLKENIESIDVELSSELLEGIEEIHSAIPDPAP, translated from the coding sequence ATGAAATACACCTTTCTTCCACATACAAACATCCGTGTCAGTAAAATATGCTTGGGCACGATGACCTGGGGCCGACAGAATTCTGAGGAACAGGCCCATGAACAAATGGACCATGCCGTGGATAGGGGAGTCAATTTCTTTGATACCGCTGAGATGTACCCCATTCCTCCCAAAAAGGAACTATATGCCGTAACGGAAGAGTTCATCGGAAATTGGTTCAAGAAAACCAAAAAGCGCGAAGAAATCGTGTTGGCGACCAAGATTGCGGGCAGGGCCGATTTTACCAAACATATCAGAGCGACAGGCTTTAGCAAAGAGGCCATTATTTCTGCCGTGGATGCCAGTCTTGAACGACTTCAGACCGATTATATCGATCTTTACCAATTGCATTGGCCTGAACGAAACACCAATTATTTTGGGCAACGCGGCTACAATGCCGATATGGCAGATCTCTGGGAAGATAACATTCACCAAATCTTGGAAACCTTGCGTGATCTGGTCGAAGCAGGAAAGATTCGCCATGTAGGGCTTTCAAATGAAACTCCGTGGGGCACTATGCGATTCTTAGAGGAAAGCAAGGTACATCGTATGCTACCACGGATGATTACCATACAGAATCCGTATAGTTTGTTGAACCGCTCGTTTGAAGTGGGCCTTTCAGAGGTTTCCATGCGTGAAAAAATAGGGCTACTGGCCTATTCGCCCATGGCCTTTGGGGTGTTGAGCGGTAAATATTTGGGAGACGTGCAACCCAGAAAGGCTCGGTTGACCCTTTTTCCGACGTACAGTCGATACAGCAGTGAAACGGCTACCGAAGCCACCAAAAAATATCAAGCCCTTGCCAATGACCATGGCCTGTCTTTGGCACAAATGGCCTTGGCCTTTGTGAACACACGGGCCTTTTTGACCAGTAATATCATCGGGGCCACTACTATGGGGCAGCTAAAGGAAAATATTGAAAGTATCGATGTGGAATTATCGAGTGAACTGTTGGAAGGTATCGAAGAAATTCACTCGGCGATTCCCGATCCGGCACCTTAG
- a CDS encoding PQQ-binding-like beta-propeller repeat protein, whose amino-acid sequence MLKTIFPLMALFLLACGNDSSKRIDDNPDFSTWQDYLGDSSRSHYSSLSQIDTSNVEGLKLAWAYQSGGLEEGRTTQIQTNPLIIGDKLYGVNAAIELFALDAATGGELWKFNPKEKDESGLGLNRGLVYWASNENEKSRLFFSAGTKLYAVTAENGKSITDFGDNGHIDLRNGLGRNPEKLSVVANTPGVVYKNLLIMGTRVGEGPGSSPGHIRAYNVITGEIEWIFHTIPQPGEFGYETWPKEAYKTVGGANSWSGIALDEEKGIVYLPTGSAAFDWYGGDRHGENLFANCLLALDAETGKRLWHFQFVHHDIWDRDLPAPPNLFEMERNGKKIPAVAQVTKSGHIFVFDRVTGDPLFPIEEKEYPASLLKGEKAHPTQPLPTKPRPFARQMLTEDDLYEPNRPAFVDDFVDKDQNIDPPTVLEKLRRVASKGQFVPIDTLGTILYPGADGGAEWGGAALDPRNGVMYVNSNEMAWIVRMREVKENDGDNTHPGEALTQIHCARCHGGELQGLAGIPELQTVKSRFGLDSVISIVKNGKGAMPGVPNLSDDEIDAVAHFISGLEMETDHRVEETSIKVPYAVAGFGRFKDDRGFPVVKPPWGTLNAINLNTGEYVWTVPLGHEEELNDPNIPVSGTENYGGPVVTAGGVLFIAATNDEKIRAFDMVTGEQLWEDRLPAGGYATPATYEVNGKQFLVIACGGGKMGTKSGDEYRAYALPNKN is encoded by the coding sequence ATGCTAAAAACTATATTTCCATTGATGGCGCTATTTCTGCTAGCTTGCGGAAATGATTCGTCAAAACGTATTGACGACAATCCTGATTTTAGCACTTGGCAAGATTACTTGGGTGATTCCAGTAGGTCGCACTACTCCAGCCTATCACAAATAGACACCTCGAACGTGGAAGGTTTAAAATTGGCGTGGGCCTACCAAAGCGGGGGTCTAGAAGAGGGGCGAACCACACAAATACAGACCAATCCACTGATTATTGGAGATAAGCTTTATGGTGTAAATGCCGCAATTGAACTGTTTGCCTTAGATGCTGCCACTGGTGGAGAATTATGGAAATTTAACCCAAAAGAAAAAGATGAGTCAGGTCTCGGGCTCAACCGCGGACTGGTATATTGGGCATCGAACGAAAATGAAAAAAGCCGTCTCTTCTTTTCTGCCGGCACCAAGCTATATGCCGTTACCGCTGAAAATGGTAAATCGATTACTGACTTTGGCGATAACGGACACATCGATCTGCGCAATGGCCTTGGCAGAAATCCCGAAAAATTATCGGTGGTGGCAAACACCCCTGGGGTTGTCTATAAAAATCTGCTCATCATGGGAACCCGGGTAGGTGAAGGCCCAGGTTCTTCTCCCGGTCATATTCGAGCCTATAACGTCATCACCGGTGAAATTGAATGGATTTTCCATACCATTCCCCAACCCGGAGAATTCGGGTATGAAACTTGGCCCAAAGAGGCCTACAAAACCGTAGGGGGTGCCAACAGTTGGTCGGGTATTGCCTTAGATGAGGAGAAGGGCATTGTTTATCTTCCCACTGGTTCTGCGGCTTTCGACTGGTATGGGGGCGACCGACATGGAGAGAATTTATTTGCCAATTGTCTTTTGGCGCTTGATGCTGAAACCGGTAAACGTCTTTGGCATTTTCAATTTGTACATCATGATATATGGGATAGGGATCTGCCCGCCCCTCCGAACCTTTTCGAAATGGAACGTAACGGCAAGAAAATTCCGGCAGTTGCCCAAGTCACCAAAAGCGGCCATATTTTTGTGTTTGACCGAGTTACCGGAGACCCTTTGTTCCCCATTGAAGAAAAAGAATATCCTGCATCACTTCTAAAGGGCGAAAAGGCCCACCCTACACAGCCCCTTCCCACGAAACCCAGACCATTTGCTCGACAAATGCTCACGGAGGATGATCTGTACGAACCTAACCGACCTGCTTTTGTCGATGATTTTGTGGACAAAGACCAAAATATCGATCCCCCTACCGTCTTGGAAAAATTGAGAAGGGTGGCTTCCAAAGGGCAGTTTGTCCCAATTGATACCTTGGGGACCATTCTCTATCCCGGTGCCGATGGTGGAGCGGAATGGGGTGGGGCGGCACTAGATCCAAGAAACGGCGTGATGTACGTGAATTCCAATGAAATGGCCTGGATTGTGCGAATGAGAGAAGTTAAGGAAAATGATGGCGACAATACGCATCCAGGAGAAGCACTGACGCAAATTCATTGTGCTAGATGCCATGGTGGTGAATTGCAGGGATTGGCCGGTATTCCAGAACTGCAGACTGTAAAAAGTCGATTTGGGTTAGATTCCGTCATAAGCATTGTCAAAAATGGAAAAGGGGCCATGCCCGGTGTGCCCAATTTATCCGATGATGAAATTGATGCAGTGGCCCATTTCATTTCCGGACTTGAAATGGAAACCGATCATCGTGTAGAAGAAACTTCGATCAAAGTTCCTTATGCCGTTGCAGGTTTTGGAAGATTTAAAGATGACCGAGGTTTCCCCGTTGTAAAACCCCCATGGGGAACACTAAATGCCATCAATCTGAATACCGGCGAATATGTATGGACGGTTCCCTTGGGCCATGAAGAAGAATTGAATGACCCCAACATACCTGTCTCGGGTACCGAAAACTATGGTGGCCCCGTTGTCACCGCGGGTGGTGTATTGTTCATTGCAGCCACCAATGATGAGAAGATACGTGCCTTTGATATGGTGACGGGTGAACAACTATGGGAAGACCGATTACCTGCAGGAGGTTACGCCACTCCCGCTACTTATGAAGTAAATGGGAAACAATTCTTGGTCATTGCCTGCGGCGGCGGCAAAATGGGCACTAAGTCTGGTGATGAATATCGGGCATATGCCCTGCCGAACAAAAACTAA